The Saccopteryx leptura isolate mSacLep1 chromosome 2, mSacLep1_pri_phased_curated, whole genome shotgun sequence genome has a window encoding:
- the CFAP298 gene encoding cilia- and flagella-associated protein 298: MVLLHVKRGDESQFLLQASGSTELEELTVRVTRLYNARLKVQRVCSEMEELAEHGVFLPPNMQGLTDDQIEELKLRDEWGKKCIPSGGAAIKKDDIGRRNGHAPNEKMKQVLKKTVEEAKAIISKKQVEAGVCVTMEMVQDALDQLRGAVMIVYPMGLPPYDPIRMEFENKEDLSGTQAALSVVEEPEAQLWWAAKELRRTKKLSDYVGRNEKTKIIVKIQQRGQGAPAREPIISSEEQKQLMLYYHRRQEELKKLEENDDDSCLNSPWADNTALKRHFHGVKDIKWRPR; encoded by the exons ATGGTTCTGCTGCACGTGAAGCGGGGCGACGAGAGCCAGTTCCTGCTGCAGGCGTCCGGGAGCACGGAGCTGGAAGAGCTAACGGTGCGGGTGACCCGGCTCTACAACGCGCGGCTCAAGGTGCAGCGCGTCTGCTCAG aaatggaagaaTTAGCAGAACATGGCGTGTTTCTCCCTCCTAATATGCAAGGGCTGACTGATGATCAGATTGAAGAACTGAAATTAAGGGACGAGTGGGGTAAAAAGTGCATACCCAGTGGAGGCGCAGCGATCAAAAAGGATGACATCGGACGCAGGAACGGGCACG ctccaaatgaaaaaatgaagcAAGTTTTAAAGAAGACTGTAGAAGAAGCCAAAGCAATAATATCTAAG AAACAAGTGGAGGCTGGGGTCTGTGTTACCATGGAGATGGTGCAAGACGCCCTGGATCAGCTCCGAGGGGCCGTGATGATTGTTTATCCCATGGGCTTGCCACCATACGACCCCATCCGGATGGAGTTTGAAAACAAAGAGGACTTGTCAGGCACGCAGGCAGCCCTGAGTGTCGTCGAGGAGCCGGAGGCACAGCTGTGGTGGGCTGCCAAGGAGCTGCGGAGGACCAAGAAGCTCTCGGACTACGTGGGCAGGAACGAGAAAACCAAAATCATCGTCAAGATTCAGCAA AGGGGACAAGGAGCTCCAGCCCGGGAACCGATCATTAGCAGCGAGGAGCAGAAACAGCTGATGCTGTACTATCACAGGCGACAAGAGGAACTCAAG aaactggaagaaaatgatgatgactCCTGTTTAAATTCTCCGTGGGCAGATAACACGGCTTTGAAGAGACATTTTCACGGAGTGAAAGACATAAAGTGGAGACCAAGATAA